From the genome of Geitlerinema sp. PCC 9228:
GCATTGGTATGGGGCTAGACAAGGATGTAAAAAAATGTAACAATGTAGTTAGAAACTTTTCTCAACAAGGTCACCTGCGGTATAAGTAAATAAAGAACAAACCACCAGGCAGTAATGGAGGAACAGTTAAACAATTTTCTAGTTGTATTAGTTGCACAAAATGCATTTCTGCCCGGCTGTAGGCAAAACCATCTTTTGATAGCAAACTTAGGCTCTTGCTATCCGTCTAGCTAGGTAACCGTACGGTAGGAAAATTTTTCCGCCAAAAATTCCCAAAAAAAGGAGAACAATCTATGTTTGGTATTCGCAAACGCGCTCGTCGTAGCTGTAAAGCAGCTAGCAAACAACAAGAACATCAAGGTCAGGGTCAAGGTCGCGGCTGGGAAGGCTTTACCTATTTTGGTGTCGCCGAAAATCATGCCACGCCAGACACCAACAGCAATGCCAGCGAAACGAAGCCGGTATCATCCGCTGAAAAATCCTATCCGTTAGCTATGGCAGAACCGGGAGAGCGGGTGGTTGTAGTTGGTTTTCGCAGCGGCGAACGAGCTGCCCATCGTCTGACCAGCATGGGATTGGCAATTGGCAAACACGTGGAAACCATCGGTCACACCCCTAGCGGTTCTACCATTGTTGCCATTGATGACAATCGCATTGGTTTGGGGGCTGGCATGGCTCATAAAGTCATGGTCTCGAAGGCAAACGAGGCTTAGAGGTATTAATTTCAACGCGATCGCTTTTAGGAGGAGGAGAGAATGCATCAGAAAACCATTGCCCTGGTAGGCAATCCCAATAGCGGTAAAAGTACTTTGTTCAACCAGCTAACCGGTTCCAATCAGTGGGTCGGTAACTGGCCGGGGGTAACCGTGGAACGCAAGGAAGGGGTTTATCAAACCGGAGATGATGAAATTACCGTGGTAGACCTACCGGGGGTATATTCTCTGGATGCAGAAGATGAAGATTCTGGGTTGGATGAGGCTATTGCGCGGGATTACCTGCTATCGGGAGAAGCCGATTTGGTGGTGAATATCGTCGATGCGGCGAATCTGGAGCGCAATTTCTATTTAACCACCCAGATTATGGAAATGCGGCTGCCCATGGTGGTGGCTTTAAATAAAACGGATTTGGCGCAGGAACGGCAAATTGACATCAACCGCCAGATGTTAATGGAACGGTTGGGATGTCCGATTGTGCCGGTGGCGGCAGCGCGCAATCGGGGAATAGATGAGTTGCGGGCTTCGATCGCGCGATCGCTAGCAGAACCCACCATTCCCCACGGCTACGTGGCGTATCCCCCAGTTATGGAAGATGCGATCGCGTCATTGGTAGATAAAATTCAAGCCTCTCCAGAACCAAACCAAGGCAAAGAACTGCCTGTGGACCCCCGTTGGCTAGCAGTCAAAATCTTAGAATCGGAAAACAGTCCGGCTTCCCAATTATTTTCTGCCCAGCAACTGGCAGCCTGGGAAGACACCATCAAATCTAGCCGCTCAAA
Proteins encoded in this window:
- a CDS encoding FeoA family protein translates to MFGIRKRARRSCKAASKQQEHQGQGQGRGWEGFTYFGVAENHATPDTNSNASETKPVSSAEKSYPLAMAEPGERVVVVGFRSGERAAHRLTSMGLAIGKHVETIGHTPSGSTIVAIDDNRIGLGAGMAHKVMVSKANEA